In Prunus dulcis chromosome 2, ALMONDv2, whole genome shotgun sequence, a single genomic region encodes these proteins:
- the LOC117618279 gene encoding protein FAR1-RELATED SEQUENCE 5-like has translation METSSKISKNPLSGLGLECDLGNELMQLHVFGCKTVIRGAIIDLSMKGSGKMDRGLETSNGGCSDSGYLGGCERSSHRAPTTETGHMSVQHMVSQSSDDNDVDMIAPRKEDVMGKEFKTIELAEEYYMSYAKGIGFSVRKDKLVRNAEGKICRRRWCCSKEGLRNEKFNDRSDRIRPPKPITRENCSAHFWVGYEKKRDVYVVTNFEPHHNHQLVTPLESPYLRCNRVVRNSDLAQAVAMRRALVRTCQTYEYMVDQCGGYLNVGFQIKDLYNKLDASRREILLDGDTEAALSYLKAKGAMDPEFFCKFSVDEENRLGNLFWRDSTSLLDYIAYGDVLIFDSTYKTNVYDKPLVLFVGSNNYRSTVMFGCALLQDETFETYKWLLETFMASMKDKKPISILTDGDEAMRKAIDDVFPMSNHRLCSWHVSRNAQNNLKDDELVRNFQACIWEPFALDEFEKKWEVLRERARTPKQKEWLEMMYAKSDSWAESCLRGKFFGGMCTTRRVESMNKYVKDYLRKGVKLFECIPAIDRAMLRLRNTTAKDGFNAKYSTPVLKTALTKLEQQASLIYTHRCFVLVRHEIESCSALIHDNVMHNFGGRVYVLSKYGEPHNKWTCVYHGGEQIRIQCGCRKYESEGIPCCHLFYVMKCEHLTEIPPALIMKRWTKSAQTDTCREFISKGEDSSKEVVEMARYGSLSAMSNKVCFYASKSANGYAMLTNEFSRLEGICEGLRQKEEETSLKLGSAEQCPSNIVKDPNIVKTKGCQARQGGTRKRRQCQLCRGYGHTKRNCSQRNLHPSRNAGVNIPSGTESYQYSSDKGPSPDISYSYPSQTISQCRSNNVVDFSGSDSFSTADPTGSTPNSDDGFSFDNGEPNSLCTGSTQNNCSFGTWFTCKN, from the exons ATGGAAACATCAAGTAAGATTTCAAAGAACCCTCTTTCTGGTTTAGGACTTGAATGTGATTTGGGTAATGAGTtgatgcaattgcatgtttttGGTTGCAAAACAGTTATACGTGGTGCAATTATTGACCTGA GCATGAAGGGGTCTGGTAAGATGGACAGGGGTCTAGAGACATCAAATGGTGGTTGTAGTGATTCAGGGTATCTGGGTGGTTGTGAAAGGTCGAGTCATAGGGCACCGACAACAGAGACTGGGCATATGTCGGTCCAACATATGGTTAGTCAAAGCAGTGATGATAATGATGTTGACATGATTGCACCGAGGAAAGAAGATGTTATGGGGAAGGAGTTTAAAACGATAGAATTAGCAGAAGAATATTATATGAGTTATGCAAAGGGCATTGGATTTAGCGTGAGAAAAGACAAATTGGTGCGAAATGCGGAAGGGAAAATATGTAGGAGACGGTGGTGTTGTTCTAAAGAAGGTTTGAGAAATGAGAAGTTTAATGATCGATCAGATAGGATTCGACCACCAAAGCCAATTACAAGAGAGAATTGTTCTGCCCATTTTTGGGTGGGTTATGAGAAGAAACGTGACGTTTACGTCGTTACAAATTTTGAACCACATCACAATCATCAACTAGTTACTCCACTTGAATCACCATATCTCCGATGTAACCGTGTTGTTCGAAATTCTGATTTAGCACAAGCAGTGGCAATGCGAAGAGCATTGGTTAGAACATGTCAAACATATGAGTATATGGTCGACCAATGTGGCGGGTATTTAAATGTTGGTTTTCAAATAAAGGATCTGTACAATAAGTTGGATGCATCACGGAGGGAAATTTTGCTCGACGGTGACACAGAAGCTGCACTATCTTACTTGAAAGCGAAAGGAGCAATGGATCCAGAATTCTTTTGTAAGTTCAGTGTTGACGAGGAAAATAGGCTTGGTAATTTGTTTTGGAGGGACTCCACTTCACTTTTGGATTACATTGCCTACGGGGACGTCCTCATATTTGACAGCACATACAAAACAAATGTTTATGACAAGCCCCTAGTGTTGTTTGTTGGTTCGAACAACTACCGTTCTACTGTAATGTTTGGTTGTGCATTATTGCAGGACGAGACATTTGAAACTTACAAGTGGTTATTGGAAACATTCATGGCATCCATGAAAGATAAGAAgccaatatcaatattgacggATGGCGATGAGGCAATGCGTAAAGCCATTGATGATGTGTTTCCCATGTCTAACCATCGGTTGTGCTCATGGCATGTGTCAAGGAATGCACAAAATAACTTGAAGGATGATGAATTGGTAAGAAATTTTCAGGCATGTATTTGGGAACCATTTGCATTGGACGAGTTTGAGAAGAAATGGGAGGTTCTAAGGGAAAGAGCGAGGACTccgaaacaaaaagaatggtTGGAAATGATGTATGCAAAAAGTGACTCATGGGCTGAATCATGTTTGAGAGGAAAGTTTTTTGGTGGTATGTGCACCACTCGACGCGTGGAGTCTATGAACAAGTATGTGAAAGATTACTTGAGGAAAGGTGTGAAGTTGTTTGAATGTATTCCAGCAATTGATAGGGCTATGTTACGTCTTAGGAATACCACGGCAAAGGATGGTTTCAACGCAAAGTACTCAACACCAGTCCTTAAAACCGCATTGACAAAACTCGAGCAACAAGCTTCTTTGATTTACACGCATAGATGCTTTGTATTGGTTCGTCATGAGATCGAATCTTGTTCAGCACTCATCCATGATAATGTGATGCATAATTTTGGAGGTCGTGTATACGTATTGTCAAAATATGGTGAACCGCATAATAAATGGACTTGTGTTTACCACGGTGGGGAACAGATACGGATACAGTGTGGATGTCGGAAATATGAAAGTGAAGGGATCCCGTGTTGCCACCTGTTTTATGTAATGAAGTGTGAGCACCTTACGGAAATTCCTCCAGCACTCATAATGAAGAGATGGACAAAGAGTGCCCAAACTGATACATGTAGGGAATTTATCAGCAAAGGCGAAGACAGTAGCAAGGAAGTTGTAGAAATGGCGAGGTATGGAAGTTTAAGTGCTATGtcaaacaaagtttgtttttATGCATCAAAGAGTGCAAATGGTTATGCCATGTTGACGAATGAGTTTAGTAGATTGGAGGGAATTTGTGAAGGCTTACggcaaaaggaagaagagacgAGTCTGAAATTGGGTAGCGCTGAGCAATGTCCTTCAAATATTGTGAAAGATCCAAATATCGTTAAGACAAAAGGCTGTCAAGCAAGGCAGGGTGGAACGCGCAAGCGTCGACAATGTCAATTGTGTCGCGGATATGGACATACAAAGCGTAATTGCTCTCAAAGAAACTTGCATCCAAGTAGAAATGCAGGTGTGAATATCCCATCAGGTACTGAAAGCTATCAGTATAGTTCTGATAAAGGGCCGTCCCCGGACATTAGCTACAGTTATCCTAGTCAAACGATTTCTCAATGCAGAAGCAACAATGTGGTTGATTTCTCTGGTTCTGATAGTTTTTCTACTGCAGACCCAACCGGTTCTACCCCTAACAGTGACGATGGTTTCTCATTCGACAATGGTGAACCTAATTCCCTATGTACTGGTTCAACCCAAAACAATTGTAGTTTTGGAACTTGGTTTACATGTAAAAATTGA